TCGTGTATCGTGCTCAGGCGCTGCTGGTGTAAAAACAGGTTGTGGAACCGCCGGTTTTCCGTCTCTGCCTGCCGGAACATCCTCCACTTGTAGAAGATGATGGCCCAGGTCATGACCGACATGAGAAGCAGCAGGATGAGGACCAGCTGGACCACAGGCCCGGCCCTGAGGATCATGGAAAGGACGCCAAGTTCCACCTCGCGGCCCACCTGGGCAGTGGCGAGTTGTGGGATGATGGTGAGATCAGCGATCAATGATGCCTCCGTGGTTACGTGGAGCAGTTGTGTGTTTTATAAGCCATGGGAAGGTAGAAGGTGGAAGGAGGAAGGTGGAATAAAATCTCAATCAAAACATATGCCCTGTCTTCCTTCTTCCTTCATAACCAATTTTATATTCCAGATTCCCGAACAACAAACTTCCGCATTTTCTAAGCCAGTGCGTGCTGGGTGTCAATGGGAGACAGGGAAAAACAGGCAGGAGGGAGGAGTTTACTCCCTCTACTCCCTCTACTCCCTCTTCCCTTTTCCCTTCTCCCTCGAGTCATTTTGACATTTCATGTCGTCAAAATGACTCTTGCCGGCGCTCCGTCGCAGCCGGCGATCTTCAGCGGCAATGCCGTCATCTGGTAGATACCCGGAACCACCTCCCGCAGATCCAGTCCTTCGATGATCACGATCTCCTCCCTGAGCAGCTCCTGGTGCACGCCGTCGCCCATCCCGTACTGTGCGACGGACAGGTAGTCGATCCCCACCAGGCGTACGTGTTTATCCACCAGGTACCGTGCCCCGTCCAGGGTCAGGAAGGTGAACTTCTCATCGAAGGTCCCTTTGTCGAGGAGGGCGCTGTTGTCGGTCTTCAGGAGGAGCCGTTCGGTCCCCGCGGGGATACCGGCGTTTTTCAGCTGATAAGCGCCGATCTCCTTGACGCCCGGAAGGTGGACGAGGACGGCAGGCCCCATGAGAAGGTCCAGGCTTACCGTGTCGATACCCGTCCCGGCCTCGAGGAAGTGCACGGGGGCGTCGATGTGTGTCCCGGTATGAGCGCTCATGTCCAGCCGGGACAGGTTGAGCCGGTCCCCGTCGATCATCGATTTGATCCTCTGAACGTGGACCGGGCCGTCGCCCGGCCAGGAGATCATCTTCTCCCTGATGCTCATTGTGACGTCGAAGATTTTTCGCTCCATGACGACTCCTTTATCGGCCCCGGATAGAATACAGGGT
This is a stretch of genomic DNA from bacterium. It encodes these proteins:
- a CDS encoding cyclase family protein encodes the protein MERKIFDVTMSIREKMISWPGDGPVHVQRIKSMIDGDRLNLSRLDMSAHTGTHIDAPVHFLEAGTGIDTVSLDLLMGPAVLVHLPGVKEIGAYQLKNAGIPAGTERLLLKTDNSALLDKGTFDEKFTFLTLDGARYLVDKHVRLVGIDYLSVAQYGMGDGVHQELLREEIVIIEGLDLREVVPGIYQMTALPLKIAGCDGAPARVILTT